The Acidobacteriota bacterium nucleotide sequence TGCTCGCGCAGCTGCTCGCAGAGAACCTTGCCGTCGAGCACCTGGCGGGTCATGGCGGCGTCGCGGCACTTGGCTCCCAGGGTATTGAGCTCACGGAAGATCTCCTGGGTCAGGAAATCGAGACGCTTGCCGACGGATCCCGCCTTGGCCATCACCTCGAGGAAGTGATCGAGGTGCGAGGTCAGGCGGTCGAGCTCTTCGGCGATGTCGCTGCGATCCACCAAGACGGCGACCTCTTGAAGCATGCGGTCTTCGTCCACCGGCACCTGCTTCAGGATGTCGGCCAGCCGCGTCCGCAAGTTCTCCGCGAGCTCGTCGCGCACCGTTTCCCGCGCCGCCGTCATCGCCTTGGCGAGGGCCGAGAGGGCCTCGATCCGCTGGCTCAGAACAGCGCGCAGCTTGTCGCCTTCGGACTGTCGCCCCTCGCGCATCTGCTCGAGGGCGCCGGCCGCCGCGCGCCGCAGGATCTCGCCGTCCTCGTCGCGCCATTCGACCTCGGCGACCTCGGTGGTGACCGCCTGAGGCACCGCCAACAGATCGGTGAAGGTCAGCGGCGCCGACACCCAGCCGCGCTCGCGCAGCCGCCCGACGGCCTCGTGGGTGGCGGCGATCACTTTCTCGTCGAGCAACAGCCGTGCCTCTCCCCGCTTCACCGGCCGGAGGTCGACGTTGGCGTCGACGCGACCGCGGAAAAGCTCGCCGGTGAGCAGCTCGCGGAGCTCCCCTTCCATCGGTCGCAGCTCGTCCGGCAGATGCAGGCGCAGCTCCAAGAAGCGATGGTTGACTCCACGCAGCTTGAAGGTGACTTCGAAGCGATCGTTGCTGAAGCTCTGTTGACCGAATCCGGTCATGCTCCTCATGACGTCTTCCCCCCTGGTGTCACCAGCGCCTCGGCGCGTCGGCCGACCTCGCCGAGGCGCTCTTCGAGCAAGCGGCAGCCTTCCTCGGTGTCCGTTTCACGAGAGAACGACAGCGGCTCGCCGTGGGCGAAGCAGACCCGCGCCCCGGGAAGGGGAACGATCATGCGATCCCAGCTCCCCAGGCAGCGATAGCGGCTGGCCGCGAAGGCCACCGGTACCACCGGCAAGCCGGTGGCCGCGGCGGCCAACACCACCCCGGCCTTGGCGACTTCCGGGGGTCCCTTGGGGCCGTCTGGCGCGAAGGCCAGATCCCAGCCGGCGCGCGCCTTCTTGAGCAGTCCCCAAAGGGCCGCCACCCCACCGCGGGTGGTCGAGCCGCGGGTCGAGCCGATGCCCAACCGGGCCGCCGCCCGGGCGGCCAGCTCGCCGTCTCGATGTTGGCTGATCATGATCGATATCCTACGGCCTCCGTAAGCCTTTGGCATCAGCAGCAGATGGCGATGCCAGCAAGCCAGGATGTAGGGACTTCCGGAGGACTCCAGGGCCCGCTGCGCAGCGTCCCCGTCGTGGTGGCGGCGCACCGTCGCGGCCAGGCCGCGCACGATCCAGGCGAGGAGCCAGGACCCGAGTGCGATCTGCCACTCCCGTTCGAGCTTGATCATCGCGCCGCCTCACTCTCGAAACTGCAGATCGTAGAGCCGTTTGTAGGTACCGCCGAGGGCCAGGAGCTCGCTGTGGGTCCCGGCCTCGATCATGCGGCCGGCCTCCATCACCACGATGCGATCGGCCTTCATGACGGTCGACAGGCGATGCGCGATGACCAGCGTCGTTCGGCCCTGCATGAGGTTGTAGAGGGCCTTTTGCACCAACGCCTCGGACTCGCTGTCGAGCTGTGAGGTGGCTTCGTCGAGGACCAGAATGGGGGCATCCTTGAGCAGGGCGCGGGCAATCGACAGGCGCTGGCGCTGACCGCCGGACAGGCGCAGGCCGCCCTCGCCGATGCGGGTCTCATAGCCCTCCGGCAAGTCCTGGACGAAGTCGTCCGCGAAGGCCGCTCGCGCCGCTTCGCGCACCCGCTCGAGGGGCAGATCATCGCGCCCATAGGCGATGTTGTTGCGCACCGATTCGTTGAACAGCACCGTCTCCTGAGTGACCACACCGATCAAGGAGCGCAAGCTTCTGAGCTTGAGGTCGCGCAGGTCGATGCCGTCGATCGCCAGGCGGCCGCGGTCGGGATCGAAGAAGCGCGACAGCAGGTTCACCATCGTCGACTTGCCGGCACCGGAAGCCCCGACCAGGGCGACGATCTCACCGCGCCGGATCACCAGATCGATATCTTCCAGGACCGGCTGCTGCTCGTAGCCGAAGGACACCCCTTCGTAGGACACGCCCTGCTCGACGCCATCGATGTGGCGAGCTCCGGGACGCTCCTCGATATCGTTCGGCACCGCCATCAGGCCGGAGACCCGGTGCGCCGCCGCCAGCGCCTCCTGCAGGATGAGGTTGACCTTGTTGAGCTTGCGAATCGGGTCATACATCAACATCAGCGTGGTGAGGAACATCACCAGCTGCGGGCCCGACATCTCGCCCTGATGAATTCTGCTGCCGGCATAGATGAGCAACGCGACGGAACCCACCACCGCCAGCGACTCCACCACCGGGCTCGACAGATTGGAGAGTAGCTGGGCTCTCAAGTTGACCCGCTTGTGCTGCTCCGTCGCTTCGCTGAAGCGGCGATGCTCGAACTCCTCCATGCCGAAGGACTTGACCACCCGGTAGCCGCGCACCCCCTCGGACATCAGCGAGGCGATGTCGGCCATGCGCTCCTGGGAGCGGTGGCTGGTGCGCCGCATGCCTTTGCCGAAGCGCACGATCGGATAGACCAGCACCGGCGCCACCACCAGGCAGATGATGCCCAAGGAGAAATGGGTCGAGAGCAGCAATGCCGTGTAGAGGATCAGGGTGAGGGGTTGCTGGAAGAGGTCGAGCAGCCGGTTCGAGACGGCGTTCTGCATCAACGAGACGTCGTTGACCACCCGCGCCATCAGCTCGCCGGAGGTGTGCTCCGAGTGGAAGCGGCTCGACTGCCCCAGAATGCGCTCGTAGAGGTCGTTGCGGACATCGGTCATCACCCCCAGACCGATGCGCTGGAAGGAGTAACCGCTGACGAAGTTGGCCAGATTGCGGATCAGGAAGACCAACCCGAAGAGGAGCGGCACGAAGATGTAGACATTGTCCTCGTCGACGTCGAAGCGCTCCTTGAGCCCGCCGTAGAAGCGGTCGAACTGCGCTGCGGCGTTGAAGAAGGAGGGTTTCTCACCCTCTTCGGCCTCGGCCACACCGAGCAGCGACGGACCGTCTTCGGATTGCAGAACCTCGGCGAAGATGGGCTCGATCAGCGCCGCCACCAGCGCCGAGGTGACGGCGAAGGTGACGATCGCCAGCAAGGCGACGCCGGCGGTCGGCAGGTAGCGCCGGAAGTAGCGCCAGAAGAAGCTCGCGATCTTCAAGCCAGCGCCTCCAGAGACTCGGCCACGGCTTCGGCGGCGCGTTCACTGGCACCGGCCGATCCCAGCCGCGGGCGCAGCTCGGAAAGCCCCTCTTGCAGGCGCCGTCGGCGTGCCTCGTCGCGCAGAATGGCGAGGGCCTCGACGGCGGTTCTTTCCGCCGACGCCTCCGCCTGCAGCAGCTCCGGTACCACCTCCCGGCCGAGCACCAGGTTGACCAGGCTGAAGTGGGGCAAGCGAACCAGCCGCCGCGCCAACCAGTAGGTCCAGGTCGCCAGGCGATACATCACCACCATCGGCGTGCCCAGCAACCCGACCTCGAGGGTCGCGGTCCCGGAGGCGGTGAGGGCGAGATGGCTGTCGGCCACCACCGCGAAGCGATCTTCTTCGACGATCTCGACCTGCCGAGACAGCGACGCGTCGGCGATCAGCTCCTCGATCCAGGAACGCGACAGCCCCTGCGCCTTGACCAGGCGAACGTAGAGCGGCACCTCTCGCGCCAGCCGTTCGACGGCTCCCAGCATGGCCGGCAAGAGGGCGCTGACCTCGCTGCGCCGGGACCCCGGCAGCAGGGCGATGCGGTAGGGCTCCTGGTCCGGCGCACCCTGCTGCCACCGCTGCTCTAGCTGCGGCACTTCGTCGATCAGCGGGTGTCCGACGCAGGTCACGTCCATGCCGTAGCGGCGATAGAAGTCGACCTCGAAGGGAAACAGCACCAGCATGCGGTCGACGCGTCGCCGAATGGTGTGGACCCGTCCCTTGCGCCAGGCCCACACCTGCGGGCTGATGTAGTAGATCACCGAGATGCCCTGATCTTTGAGCGGACGAGCCAGGCGCAGGTTGAAGTCCGGCGAATCGATCAGCACCGCTGCCGACGGGCGACGGGCTTCGGCCTCCTTCACCAGCCGGGCGAACAGGCGTCGCGCCCGCGGCAGGATCTTGAGCGCCTCGACGATTCCCACCACCGAGATCTCGGAGCTGTCCGCCACCGCCTCGAAACCGGCCTCCCGCAGCTCCGTGCTGCCCAAGCCGAAGGCCTCGAGACGCGGAAAACGGCGGCGCAGAGCGCGCAGCATGCGAGCACCGTGGAGGTCGCCGGAAGCCTCCCCGGCGACGATCATCAAGGGACCGACGGAGGTCATGGCAGCAGCTTCGGGAAAGCGATCAAGGGAACGGTGCCGGCGGCCCGGACGGGAAGGGATACATCAACCAGGCGACCAGCAGACCACCGCCGACCATGCCGAAGAAGATCTGACAGAAGAGCTTGATCTGCTGCCGCCGCTCGCGTCGCCAGAGGGTGGTGAAGAAGAGGCTCACCAGCAAGGCGTAGAGCACCATCAGGAAGAAGTGGCTAAGCACGTCTCTACTCCTTGCGCCCGAGGGCGATGTCCCAGACGTCGATCACCAAGAGCAAATTCATCAGGCCGGCGGTGAGCAGGAAGGCGGTGCCGTAGTCGAAGCCGGCAGCCACCAGATCGCCCTCGTAGCCGAGCACGAACTCGAGGGCCAACCAGCCCACCCCCATGCCCATCGAGCCGATGGTGCCCAGGAGACTGAGGGGTTGCCCGGCGACGGGACGGTAGAGCTTGCCCTCGAGGGCGATGCCCACCAACATCGCCACCGCCACCAGGACGAAGAAGATCAAAGCCCGGACGCGGCGACCGAGCAACAGGTGACCGAGGCCCGGAAACAGCAGCGCTCCCGCCGCCAGCTTGAAGGCGCGGGGAAAATCCGGCCGCGCCTCTTTCTCGCTTTGGTTCACTCGCACTCCTCGGAGCCCGGTTCGGGCAAGGCGGCGAAGCGCTGCCGCAGGCGACGCCAGGCCGTTCGGACATCCTCCGGCACCACCCTCACGCTGCCCACGGCGGTCATGAAGTTGGTGTCGCCCCGCCAGCGCGGCACGACGTGGAAATGGTAATGGTCGGCGACCCCGGCGCCGGCGGCGCTGCCCAGATTCATGCCGAGATTGAAGCCCTCCGGCTCATAGACCTGCTGTAACACTCCTTGGCTGGTGAGCACCAGGGACCACAGCTCGCGCTGCGCCGCGGCGGGCGCCTGCCCCGGCTCCCGCCAGTGCTCGAGCGGTGCCACCATCAGGTGACCGCTGGCATAGGGAAAGCGATTGAGCAGAATGAGATGGAACCGGCCGCCGTGAACCACCAGCGAATCCGGCTCCTGCGGAGAACGGGCGGCGCTACAGAGAAAGCACTCGTCGCTCTTCATGGCGGCACTCGACACGTAGTCGAACCTCCATGGGGTCGACAAGCTCTCCATGGTGCGCAGCCGAAGGCTACTTCGTATTCAGGAGCTCGCGCAGCTCCTTGCCGGGCTTGAAGTAGGGAATCCGCTTCGCCGGCACCTGGACCTTCTCGCCGGTCTTGGGGTTGCGCCCCATCCGCGGCCCGCGATTGCGGATGCGGAAGCTCCCGAAGCCTCGGAGCTCGATCTTCTCGCCCTCTTTGAGGGAGTGGACGATGCTGTCGAACACCGTGTTGACGATGATCTCGGCGTGCTTCTTGGTGAGCTGGGTGCTGCGTGCCACCTCGTCGACCAGCTCGGCCTTCGTCATCCCGTCTCGTACAGGCACGGCTCCCCCTCGCTAAAAAGAGTCGGCGGCGACCCGTGTGGGGCCGCCACCGCCGGTTCTACTCTTCTTCTTCACCCGCGGAGGCATCGTCGTCATCGTCGTCCCCTTCGGAGGCTTCGATGACGACGTGCTCGCGCGCCGCCTGACGGGTGGACTTCTCGATGCCGTCGGAACCACCGGCGCTACGCTCGAGCTCCTCGACCTCCTCGGAGGTCGGCTGGAGCAGGCCCCGCATGGTGAGGCCGACCTTCTTGTCGTCGTCCTCGATGCGCAGAATGCGAGCGCGCACCCAATCCGTGACCTGGAACTCCTCCTCGATCTTCTGCCCCGGAGCGATGTCGATCTCGCTGACGTGGGCGAGGCCTTCGAGGCCCTGGTAGATGTCGATGAAGAGACCGAAGTCGGTGACGTTCACGACCCGCCCGTCGACCGTGTCGCCGACGTGGTGGCTGGACACGAAGTCCTCCCACTCGTTAGGCATGAACTCCTTGATCGAGAGCGACACCCGCTGGTTGTTGACGTCGATGTTGGTGATCCGGGCCTTGACCAGATCGCCCTTCTTGAGCACCTCGCTGGGGTGCTTGACGCGCTTCGTCCAGCTCATGTCCGAAACGTGGATCAGACCGTCGATGCCCTCGGTGATCTCGACGAAGGCGCCGAACTCGGTGAGGTTGCGGACCTTGCCCTCGATGATGCTGCCCATCGGGTGGCTGTCCTCGAGCTCCTCCCAAGGATTGCGCTCGGTCTGCCGCAAGGACAGGCTGATGCGCCGCTGCCCCATGTCGAGCTCGGAGACGATGGCCTCGACCTCGTCGCCCACCTCCAGGATGCGCGCCGGGTTGACCACCTTCTTGGTCCAGCTCATCTCGGAGACGTGGATCAGACCCTCGACGCCCTCTTCGATCTCGACGAAGGCACCGTAGTCCACCAGGCTGACCACCCGACCGCGCACTCGCGAGCCGATCGGGTACTTCTTGTCGACCAGGTTCCACGGATCCTCGGACTTCTGCTTGTAGCCCAGCGAGACGCGCTCCGTCTCGGGATCGAACTTGAGCACCACGATGCCGACTTCGTCGCCCACCGAGAAGTGCTCCGACGGGTGGTTGACCCGCCCCCAGGAGATATCCGTGATGTGCAACAGGCCGTCGATGCCGCCGAGGTCGATGAACACACCGTAGTCGGTGATGTTCTTGACCACGCCGTCGAGGCGGGCGCCTTCCTCGAGCTTGGTGATGGTCTCGGCCTTCTTCTTCTCGAGCTCCTTCTCGAGCACCGCCTTGCGCGACAACACGATGTTGTTGCGCCGCCGGTCGAGGCTGATGACCTTGAACTCGAGCTCCTCACCCCGCAACGATTCGAGGTGCTTGATCGGCTTGATATCGACCAGGGAGCCGGGAAGGAATGCCCGCAAACCCACGTCCACGGTGAGACCGCCCTTGATGCGGTCGATGATGCGGCCGGTGATGATCGAGCCGTTCTTGTAGGCGCTCTCGATCTCGTTCCAGCGCATCATGCGCTCGGCCTTCTGGCGCGAGAGCAGCACGTGCCCCTCGAGATCCTCGGTCTTCTCCAACAGGACCTGGACCTCGTCGCCCACCTCGACGGTGAACTCCTGGCCACGGCGGGTGAACTCGTTCTTCGGCACCAAACCTTCGGACTTGTAGCCGACGTCGATGATGACCTCGTTGGCGGTCATACCGATCACCGTGCCGGTGACGATCTCCCCCTCGCTGAGATTGCGCATGCTCTCGTCGTACATTTCGACGAGCTTCTGGTACTCCTCGTCCGCGCCATCGCCGGCCGCCTCGGCGTGCGGCTCCATGTTGACGATGCGATCGGACGTGTCAGCCGACTCTTCGCTGACGGACTCGGTGGTGGCGTCGGCCTCGGGGGCGACGCTGACCTCTTCGACCGACGAAGTCGGCTCGTTGTTTTGTTCTTCCGTGGACTGCATGGAACGGGATACCTCCTTGTTTGGGGTGTCAGGCTCGCGCCTGTGCTCTTCTCACGGGAAGAGCGTGAGCTCTCGGCAAGGCTCTGAGAACTCGGGATCACCGAGTATAGGGACCACCTAGAGGGGTGTCAACTGACAGATTCTTCGACACCTTCCGGGCCCTCGGCCCCCTTCCGTGACGCTCCCGTGACGGCCGCCGGAGCGTCCTCCCGAGGGCCTTCCACGGGGGCCTCCGGCGGCGCCTCTCCGGTGATCCGCCGCCAGGCCCAGGCGGCGTGCCGACGGACCACCGCATCGTCGTCCAGGAGGGCCCGGCGCAACGCCGGGAGATAGCCCTCGTCTCCCCGGTTGCCCATCGCGATGGCGGCATTGCGGCGCAACCCCTGGCGCTTCGCGCGCTGCATGGCGCTGCCTCGGAACAGCTCCTGATAGTCCTTTTCGCCGATCGCCAGCAGGCCCGCCAGGTCGAGCTCGCGGCGCGCCGGCGGCAGGTGGAAGTCGCTCTCCCGACCGCCCTCCTGGCGCCGAATGTTCCAGGGGCAGACCTGCTGGCAGATATCGCAGCCGAAAACCCACTCCCCGAGCTGCGGCCGCAGGTCCTCCGGGATGTCACCGCGATGCTCGATCGTCCAGTAGCTGATGCAGCGATTGGCGTCGAGGCGATAGGGCTCCGCCAGGGCGTCGGTGGGACAGGCTTCGAGGCAGCGAGTGCAGCGGCCGCAGAGGTCGGCGAGGGGCTCGGCGGGGGTGAGATCGAGACTGGTGAAGACCTCGCCCAGGAGAAAGAAGGAGCCGTCGCGGCTCAGCAGGCAGGTATTCTTGCCCTGCACGCCGATGCCGGCTCGGGCCGCCAGCTCGCGCTCCAGCACTGGTCCGGTGTCGACATAGGCGCGGGTCTCACACCCCGGGAAGGCCTCGCGAATGCGTTTCGCCAGCTTGCGCAGGCGCTTCCCCATCAGGTTGTGGTAGTCCCGCCCACGGGCATAGCGGGCGACGCCGGACCACAGGTCGCCGTCCTCCTCGCCGGCGCCTGCGAGGGGCCAATAGCGCAGCGCCACGCACAGCACGCTGCGCGCCCCCGGAAACAGCGTGGCCGGTTCGAGGCGCACCTCGCGGCGCTTTTCGAGCCAGGCCATCTCGGCGTGATCACCGCGCTCGAGCCAGCGCAAGAAGTGCTCTCCCCGGGCCACCGGCTCGAGTCCGGCGACGCCGGCGCGATCGAAGCCCAGCTCCCGGGCCCATGCGATGAGCGACTCGCTACGGTCTTCCACCCTGCCATCCTAGCTCGACCCTCCGACGCGGGACGCTGAGGCCCTTTCCGCCGTTGCCGCCACCCAGGCCTTGGAGTACAATCCGCCGGTCGGTCGAAAACTCTCTGACACAGAGGGTTCCGCGCGCGAAGTCCCTCGCGACAGCCGAGAATCGCCCCGGCGGTTCTTCATCCCAGCAGCCGCCCAAGGCGGTCGCCACAGTGCCCGCACGGGCTCGTCGGGCCGGGGTTCGCGCGCGCCGCTTGCGCTCTATCGAAGAAAGTGAGGGGATATGGACACGTTCGGTCAGATGCTGGACATGGGACACGAGAGGGTACTGATCTGCTCGAACCCGGAGGTCGGCTTGAAGGCCATCATCGCGGTGCATTCCTCGGTTCTCGGGCCGGGCCTCGGCGGGGTCCGGATGTGGCCCTACAGCAGCGTGGACGAGGCGATGACCGATGTCCTGCGGCTGTCCCGCGGCATGACCTACAAGGCCGCCGCCGCCGGCCTCAACCTCGGCGGCGGCAAGGCGGTGATCATCGGCGATCCCAAGCAGGACAAGAGCGAGGCCCTGTTTCGCTCCTTTGGGCGCTACGTCGACTCCCTCGGAGGCCTCTACATCACCGCCGAAGACGTCGGCACCGACATGGAAGACATGGACGCCATCTTCACCGAGTCGCGCTGGGTCACCGGCGTTGCCCCCGCCCTCGGCGGTAGCGGCGATCCTTCGCCGGTTACCGCCTACGGCACCCTGCAGGGCATCAAGGCGGCGGCTCGCTGGCGCTTCGACGACGCTTCCCTGAGCGGCAAGTCGGTCGCCATCCAGGGCCTCGGCAGCGTCGGTCTCTATCTGGCGTCCTACCTCAAGGACGAAGGTGCCAAAGTCTTCGGCTGCGACATCGATCCCGAGGCCACCGCTGAAGCGGCTTCAAAGCACACCGTCGAGATCGTCCACCCGGACGAGATCTACGACGTCGACTGCGACATCTTCGCGCCCTGCGCCCTGGGCGCCGTGCTCAACGACGACACCATTCCGCGGCTGCGCTGCTCGATCGTCGCCGGCGCGTCCAACAACCAGCTCCACGACAGCGACCGCCACGGCGCCGCCCTCAGCGACCGCAAGATCCTCTACGCCCCCGATTTCGTGATCAACGCCGGCGGCCTGATCAACGTCTACAACGAGCTCACCGGCTCCTACAATCAGGAACGGGCGCTGCGCATGACGCGCAGCATCTTCCTCAATCTGACCCGGGTGTTCGAGATCGCCAAGGCCGAGAACATCCCCACCGCCGAAGCCGGCGACCGGGTGGCCGAGGAGCGCATGACCAAGATCAAGGCCCTGGGAGTTCGCCAGTGGGGCCGCTTGATCGACGAGCGACGCTAGCAGGTTGCTGAACAAGTCGCGCTAGCCGCCGACTAGGCGCGCGATGCTAGGGTGCCGGTGGAAGCCACCGACACGCCGTGATCGACACCTCCATCATCGTTCCCAGCCTCGATTCCCCGTGGATCGAGCGCACCCTCGCCGGCCTGCGCCGGGAAGGGGCTCCGGGAGACTCCGTCGAGGTGGTGGTGGTCGGCCGGGACAGCGCGGCGCAGATCCCGCGCGATGGCTCGGTCCGCTTCTTCCCCACCGAGCAGCCGCTCAATCCGGCGGCGGCGCGCAATCTCGCCATTGCCAAGGCACGCGGCGACAAGCTGATCCTGATCGATGCCGACTGTCGGCCACTCACCGGCTGGCTCGATCGCCAGCGCGCCAACCTCGAGCACCATCCGGTCGCCGGCGGCGCCGTGACCTTTCCGCGCCAGGGCTCGCGCTGGGCCTTGGCGGACAACATCGCCTCCTTTCACGGGCTGCTCGCCGATCGCCCCGCCGATAGCGCCACGGAGGGACCCCTCGGCACCCTCAATCTCGCCATCCAGCGGGCCGCCTGGGAGCGTGTCGGCGGCTTCGACGAGGCCCTCACCACCAGCGAAGACTTCGACTGGGTGCTGCGCTGCCGCCGCGCCGGCCTGACCACCGCCTTCGATCCCACGGCCGTCGTCGAGCACGCCGCGGTGCGGGAATCCCGCCAAGACCTCGAACGGCACGCCACCTGGTACGGGCGAAACTTTCACGATTTCGCCCGCCGCCATCCCCAGGCCTTCGGCACCGGCCCGACCTGGAGCAGCCGTCGGGCCCTCGCCCTGACCGCCCCCCTCAAGGCCTACGCCGCGGCCTATGACATCTATCGCCGCAATCCCAGCCTGCGGGATGCGCGCCGCGCCTTCGGCGGTGTGGTGCATTTCAAGCGCGTCTGGTACCGCACCGTGGTCGCCACCTGGCCCGACCACCAGCCGCCGCCGGCAGGAGACTCCGATGGCCGCTGACACGGAAAGGCGCTTCCTGAGCTCGGCCCTTTCGGCCTACGGCAGCCAGCTCGGCCGAGTCGCCATTCGGACCCTGGCGGAGCTCGCCCTGGCACGCCTCATCCTGCCCGAGGACTGGGGCGTCTTCGGCCTCGCTCGCGCCGTCCTGGTGATCGCCGGTCTGGTGCGCGACGCCGGCACCCAGTACCACCTGGTGCGCGACGAGCGGCGGCCCTACGGCGAGGTGCTGGTCTGGATCCTCACCACCGGCAGCCTACTCACCGTCGGCCTGGTGCTCGCCGCCGGCCTCTTCGCCGGCCTCGACCCGCGCCTGCCGGAGGTCCTCACCTGGTTTGCACCGTGGCTGCTCCTCGACGGCCTGGCGATCGTGCCGAAGGTGTTCTTCGAGCGCCGCCTGGCGGTGCGCCGGCTGGTGGCGCCGGAGGTCCTGCGGGGCGCCCTCTTCGCCACTCTCGCGATCACCCTGGCGGCGCTCGGCTGGGGTGTTTGGAGCCTGGTCGCGGCCGAGCTCTCCGCAGCGGCCTTCTTCGCCGCTTTCGTCTGGCGTCGGGCCTGGGGCGAGATCCCCTTGGGCTGGGACCCGGCCGCTATTCCACCGCTGCTGCGGCGCAGCTCGCTGCTTTTCCTG carries:
- a CDS encoding glycosyltransferase, with the translated sequence MIDTSIIVPSLDSPWIERTLAGLRREGAPGDSVEVVVVGRDSAAQIPRDGSVRFFPTEQPLNPAAARNLAIAKARGDKLILIDADCRPLTGWLDRQRANLEHHPVAGGAVTFPRQGSRWALADNIASFHGLLADRPADSATEGPLGTLNLAIQRAAWERVGGFDEALTTSEDFDWVLRCRRAGLTTAFDPTAVVEHAAVRESRQDLERHATWYGRNFHDFARRHPQAFGTGPTWSSRRALALTAPLKAYAAAYDIYRRNPSLRDARRAFGGVVHFKRVWYRTVVATWPDHQPPPAGDSDGR
- a CDS encoding Glu/Leu/Phe/Val dehydrogenase dimerization domain-containing protein; protein product: MDTFGQMLDMGHERVLICSNPEVGLKAIIAVHSSVLGPGLGGVRMWPYSSVDEAMTDVLRLSRGMTYKAAAAGLNLGGGKAVIIGDPKQDKSEALFRSFGRYVDSLGGLYITAEDVGTDMEDMDAIFTESRWVTGVAPALGGSGDPSPVTAYGTLQGIKAAARWRFDDASLSGKSVAIQGLGSVGLYLASYLKDEGAKVFGCDIDPEATAEAASKHTVEIVHPDEIYDVDCDIFAPCALGAVLNDDTIPRLRCSIVAGASNNQLHDSDRHGAALSDRKILYAPDFVINAGGLINVYNELTGSYNQERALRMTRSIFLNLTRVFEIAKAENIPTAEAGDRVAEERMTKIKALGVRQWGRLIDERR